The following proteins come from a genomic window of Chryseobacterium glaciei:
- a CDS encoding methylmalonyl-CoA mutase family protein, translated as MSNTDTFPNWENLVKKQLKTEDIYTILKKENLEGIDVKPFYSSVKKPLVNLPKVEESTHLVAKYHESLEDDVFAFLLDHNVENLEEKTIFINNKDLAEHISPADNDQYFSLIDVFDEKNGVIDDQLAKELLAKDFKRNICVDISLHQNAGAAIYQQLGIALAKTKELVEVYGQEILNKLIFKIAVGGNYFFETAKLRAFKLVFNQLSKEYGLDEIPYIFAETSLRNKAIVDSENNLIRSTLELASAMIGGADAVYSTNYAVEKSTENSEEISFKQQIVLAYESIINVFEDASNGSYYIEDITQQIAEKSWAFFVEIEDTGGYLELLKNGVIQKKIYDQAIEEQNWVEEGKIKIIGVNLYPKLDIKKSVAELYNEKEIKAVRWAEMFE; from the coding sequence ATGTCAAATACAGATACTTTTCCAAACTGGGAAAATTTAGTAAAGAAGCAGCTTAAAACAGAAGATATTTACACCATTCTAAAAAAAGAAAATTTAGAAGGAATTGATGTGAAACCTTTTTATAGTTCGGTTAAGAAACCTTTAGTAAACCTTCCAAAAGTCGAGGAAAGTACACATTTAGTGGCAAAGTACCATGAAAGTTTAGAAGATGATGTTTTCGCATTTCTATTGGATCATAATGTTGAAAATCTTGAGGAGAAAACAATTTTCATCAATAATAAAGATTTAGCGGAACATATTAGTCCCGCAGATAATGATCAGTATTTTTCGTTGATTGATGTATTTGATGAAAAAAATGGAGTTATTGATGATCAGCTGGCTAAAGAATTACTAGCTAAAGACTTCAAAAGAAACATCTGTGTTGATATTTCTCTTCACCAAAATGCCGGAGCTGCAATCTATCAGCAATTAGGGATTGCTTTAGCAAAAACAAAAGAACTTGTAGAAGTTTACGGACAGGAAATTTTAAATAAACTGATCTTCAAAATAGCTGTAGGAGGAAATTATTTCTTCGAAACGGCTAAATTAAGAGCTTTTAAACTGGTTTTCAATCAACTTTCTAAAGAATACGGTTTAGATGAAATCCCTTACATTTTTGCTGAAACTTCATTAAGAAATAAAGCAATTGTGGACAGCGAAAACAACCTTATCCGTTCTACATTGGAGCTTGCTTCTGCGATGATCGGAGGTGCAGATGCTGTCTACAGTACAAATTATGCTGTTGAAAAAAGCACGGAAAATTCGGAAGAAATATCCTTCAAACAACAGATCGTTTTGGCTTACGAAAGTATCATTAATGTATTTGAAGATGCGTCTAACGGAAGTTATTATATTGAAGATATTACCCAGCAAATTGCAGAAAAATCTTGGGCTTTCTTTGTTGAAATTGAAGATACCGGAGGCTATTTAGAGCTTTTAAAAAATGGAGTTATCCAAAAAAAGATATATGATCAAGCTATCGAAGAGCAAAACTGGGTTGAAGAAGGTAAAATAAAAATAATTGGAGTTAATTTATATCCAAAATTAGACATTAAAAAGTCTGTTGCTGAATTATATAACGAAAAAGAAATAAAAGCCGTTCGTTGGGCTGAAATGTTTGAATAA
- a CDS encoding DinB family protein has translation MKEKLIDLFEYTYHFNHEMIKIISENISKIDEKTISLINHTLNAQQVWNSRILGEKSFEVWQINHFENLQDINHQNFQKSIQIVEKSDFDRRIEYQNSKGAKFENSIFEMLFQAINHSTYHRGQINSLLKQTGIEPVLTDYIFYKR, from the coding sequence ATGAAAGAAAAACTAATTGATTTATTTGAATATACCTATCATTTCAACCATGAAATGATCAAAATTATTTCAGAAAATATCTCAAAGATCGACGAAAAAACAATCAGTTTGATCAACCATACTTTAAATGCGCAACAAGTTTGGAATTCAAGGATTTTAGGCGAAAAATCTTTCGAGGTTTGGCAAATCAATCATTTTGAAAATTTGCAGGATATTAATCATCAAAACTTTCAGAAAAGCATTCAAATTGTTGAAAAATCAGATTTTGACCGAAGAATTGAATACCAAAATTCAAAAGGAGCAAAGTTTGAAAATAGTATTTTTGAAATGCTTTTTCAGGCAATTAATCATTCAACATATCATCGAGGTCAGATCAATTCTTTGTTAAAACAAACTGGAATTGAGCCCGTATTAACAGATTATATTTTTTATAAAAGATAA
- the atpG gene encoding ATP synthase F1 subunit gamma: MANLKEIRGRISSISSTMQITRAMKMVSAAKLKKAQDAIVMLRPYSEKLQEIIQNVNSSSDPDQVSIYAQKREVKRVLFIAVTSNRGLAGAFNSNVVKELNIQFQKNAQYEVEVLTIGKKAYDAVRKTRSVYSNESAVFDNLNFEAVSNLTEAAMSSFKEGKFDEVYVIYNKFINAATQEVTTEQVLPILMAEVDPTEPQVETDYIFEPNRAEILDNLIPKSIKTQVFKAVLDSVASEHGARMTAMHKATDNAQELKNDLVIFYNKARQAAITNEILEIVSGAEALKNS; the protein is encoded by the coding sequence ATGGCAAACTTAAAAGAAATACGAGGAAGAATCAGTTCAATTTCATCTACGATGCAAATCACGCGTGCTATGAAAATGGTTTCCGCTGCGAAACTTAAAAAAGCACAGGATGCAATCGTAATGTTAAGACCTTATTCTGAAAAGCTACAGGAGATCATCCAGAATGTAAATTCTAGTTCAGATCCTGATCAGGTTTCTATTTATGCTCAAAAAAGAGAGGTTAAAAGAGTACTTTTCATCGCTGTAACTTCAAACAGAGGTTTGGCGGGTGCTTTCAACTCTAATGTTGTAAAGGAACTTAATATTCAGTTTCAGAAGAATGCTCAATACGAGGTTGAAGTTCTTACAATTGGTAAAAAAGCTTACGATGCTGTAAGAAAAACTCGTTCTGTTTACTCAAATGAAAGCGCCGTTTTTGATAATCTGAACTTTGAAGCAGTTTCTAATCTTACTGAAGCAGCAATGAGCAGTTTCAAAGAAGGGAAATTTGACGAAGTTTATGTAATCTACAATAAATTCATCAATGCTGCGACACAGGAAGTTACTACGGAACAAGTTCTGCCTATTTTAATGGCTGAAGTTGATCCTACAGAGCCTCAGGTGGAAACAGATTATATTTTTGAGCCAAATAGAGCTGAAATTTTAGATAATTTAATTCCAAAATCTATTAAAACTCAGGTTTTCAAAGCTGTTTTAGATTCTGTAGCGTCTGAGCACGGTGCGAGAATGACAGCAATGCATAAAGCAACTGACAACGCGCAGGAGCTTAAGAATGATTTGGTAATTTTCTACAACAAAGCAAGACAGGCAGCTATTACAAACGAAATCTTAGAGATCGTTTCCGGAGCAGAAGCCTTGAAAAATTCGTAA
- the atpH gene encoding ATP synthase F1 subunit delta — protein sequence MLTSKVAKRYAQGLLEFTNETGQTATVFSEMKDVAKLMSQSTDLNKFFMTPYIDAKKKVEVAKEIFKSLSASSQNLITLVIRHGRENQLKNIAQEYINKVEDINGVQRVTLTTATELSKENIDQILGSTNLVKAGSNFDLKLNVNPDLLGGYILRVGDQQVDASVKSKLNQIKKDFQLN from the coding sequence ATGCTTACATCTAAAGTAGCTAAAAGATACGCGCAGGGTTTGCTTGAGTTCACTAATGAAACAGGCCAAACAGCTACTGTATTTTCTGAAATGAAAGATGTTGCGAAATTGATGTCTCAGTCTACGGATCTGAACAAATTTTTCATGACACCTTACATTGATGCTAAAAAGAAAGTAGAGGTAGCAAAAGAGATTTTCAAAAGTTTGTCAGCTTCTTCTCAAAATTTGATCACATTGGTTATCAGACATGGTCGTGAAAATCAATTGAAAAATATTGCTCAAGAATATATCAATAAAGTTGAAGATATTAATGGAGTACAGAGAGTAACTCTTACTACGGCAACTGAACTTTCGAAAGAAAATATTGATCAGATATTAGGATCTACAAACTTAGTAAAAGCAGGTTCAAACTTTGATTTGAAACTAAATGTAAATCCTGATCTTTTGGGAGGGTACATATTAAGAGTAGGAGATCAGCAGGTAGATGCCTCTGTGAAATCTAAGCTTAATCAGATTAAAAAAGATTTTCAATTAAACTAA
- a CDS encoding T9SS type A sorting domain-containing protein — protein MKLKINSLILGCVLSCSALAAQESSLEAPAKRWLSENSRSLGIQNFSQLKLNFVKKGSTGETLRFQQMIKEVPVFQSEIVLHFNKEGKITYTSTDSFKKDIKDINTNPSLAASEALQKAHVASKTKGEITFEENKLLVYLTENGETKLVYRILTNSHDNPGSWETIIDAQSGNVLSVKDIANYHHGKNEAPKPTKKNQKKEISAKKVLVSGSGYIFNPDPLSKMQVAYAGQYLDNNDATNASLDAARTLVTIPELDFTGGVYKLKGSYAEIKDLETPSTGLFTQATNQFLFNRNDQGFEAVNAYWHVDNSLRYINQTLNIACIPLTNAGILWYDPHGLDGDDNSYYSNGRLVFGEGGVDDAEDADVVLHELGHGLHDWLTNGSLSQVQGLSEGCGDYWAQSYSRSLNQWPSSAPAYNWMFSWDGHNEYWAGRITNYTVLYPGSGAIHTRGQIWASALMRIYDKIGKAKTDRAFLEGLSMTDSSTNQQNAAIAVRQAAIDMLGTFGYTCGDIAIMTQEFTAAGYVLPAYNCQLSVDDVAKKEIIAIYPNPVTDVLNISMKISKEEKVEVYNMEGRKVLETTINNGKNTINVSHLQTGDYILNIKGIELSTKFIKK, from the coding sequence ATGAAATTAAAAATTAATTCTTTAATTCTGGGCTGTGTACTTTCCTGCTCAGCATTGGCGGCGCAGGAATCGTCGTTGGAAGCTCCGGCTAAAAGGTGGCTCAGTGAAAATTCCAGAAGCTTGGGAATTCAGAATTTCAGTCAGCTTAAATTAAATTTCGTTAAGAAAGGAAGTACTGGGGAAACATTACGTTTCCAGCAGATGATTAAAGAAGTTCCGGTTTTTCAATCAGAAATCGTATTACACTTTAACAAAGAAGGAAAAATCACTTATACTTCTACAGACAGCTTTAAGAAAGATATTAAAGATATCAATACGAATCCTTCTTTAGCAGCTTCAGAAGCTCTTCAGAAAGCTCATGTAGCATCAAAAACGAAAGGAGAAATTACCTTTGAAGAAAATAAATTATTAGTTTATCTTACAGAAAACGGAGAAACTAAACTGGTTTATAGAATTCTTACCAATTCTCACGACAATCCTGGAAGTTGGGAAACAATCATAGATGCGCAAAGCGGAAACGTATTAAGCGTAAAAGATATTGCAAATTACCATCATGGTAAAAATGAGGCTCCAAAACCAACAAAAAAAAATCAAAAAAAAGAAATAAGCGCTAAAAAAGTTCTGGTATCTGGTTCAGGATATATTTTCAATCCGGATCCACTTTCTAAGATGCAGGTTGCGTACGCAGGACAGTATCTTGACAACAATGATGCTACCAATGCAAGTTTAGATGCAGCAAGAACTTTGGTTACAATCCCGGAATTGGATTTCACAGGCGGAGTTTATAAATTAAAAGGATCTTACGCAGAGATTAAAGATTTAGAAACACCTTCTACAGGGCTTTTTACTCAGGCAACCAATCAATTCTTATTTAATAGAAATGATCAGGGATTTGAAGCAGTAAATGCTTATTGGCATGTTGATAACAGCTTACGTTATATCAATCAAACATTAAATATTGCTTGTATACCATTAACTAACGCTGGAATATTATGGTACGACCCGCATGGGTTGGACGGTGATGATAATTCTTATTACAGTAACGGAAGATTAGTTTTCGGAGAGGGAGGGGTAGATGATGCTGAAGATGCAGACGTTGTTTTGCATGAATTAGGACACGGACTTCACGATTGGTTAACCAACGGAAGTTTATCTCAGGTTCAGGGATTAAGCGAAGGTTGCGGAGATTACTGGGCGCAGTCATACAGCAGAAGTTTAAATCAATGGCCTTCATCAGCACCAGCCTATAACTGGATGTTTAGCTGGGATGGTCACAATGAATATTGGGCAGGAAGAATCACCAATTATACTGTTTTGTATCCTGGATCAGGAGCGATTCATACAAGAGGGCAAATCTGGGCCTCTGCATTGATGAGAATATATGATAAAATCGGGAAAGCAAAAACCGACAGAGCCTTTTTAGAAGGATTATCCATGACAGATTCAAGTACAAATCAACAAAATGCGGCTATCGCTGTAAGACAGGCTGCTATTGATATGTTGGGAACTTTCGGATATACTTGTGGAGATATTGCTATAATGACGCAGGAATTTACTGCTGCAGGATACGTTTTGCCGGCTTACAATTGTCAGTTAAGTGTTGATGATGTTGCTAAAAAAGAAATTATCGCTATTTATCCAAATCCGGTTACTGATGTATTGAATATTTCAATGAAAATAAGCAAGGAGGAAAAAGTAGAAGTTTATAATATGGAAGGAAGAAAAGTGTTGGAAACTACCATTAATAATGGTAAAAACACTATAAATGTTTCTCATCTTCAGACAGGAGACTATATTTTAAATATCAAAGGAATAGAGTTGTCAACTAAATTTATCAAAAAATAA
- the atpA gene encoding F0F1 ATP synthase subunit alpha: protein MAEINPAEVSAILKQQLANFDTHANVEEVGTVLTIGDGIARVYGLENVQYGELVKFSSDVEGIVLNLEEDNVGVALLGESKLVREGDTVRRTNRISSIKVGEGMLGRVVDTLGNPIDGKGPITGELYEMPLERKAPGVIFRQPVTEPLQTGIVAIDSMIPVGRGQRELIIGDRQTGKTTVAIDTIINQREFFDAGNPVYCIYVAIGQKASTVAQIVKTLSDKGALAYTVIVAANASDPVPMQVYSAMAGASIGEFFRDTGRPALIIYDDLSKQAVAYRELSLLLRRPPGREAYPGDVFYLHSRLLERAAKVIADDKIASQMNDLPESLRPLVKGGGSLTALPIIETQAGDVSAYIPTNVISITDGQIFLESDLFNSGVRPAINVGISVSRVGGNAQIKSMKKVSGTLKLDQAQYKELEAFAKFGSDLDASTLAVISKGERNVELLKQPVNSPLPVDSQVAMIYAGTENLMRNVPIKKVKEFQIEYIAFLRSKHPETMAALKAGKIDDSITGVLKQAANDLAAKYN from the coding sequence ATGGCAGAAATAAATCCGGCAGAAGTATCTGCGATCTTAAAACAGCAATTGGCCAACTTCGATACTCACGCAAACGTTGAGGAAGTAGGTACAGTTTTAACCATCGGTGATGGTATTGCTCGTGTATACGGGTTAGAAAACGTACAATACGGAGAGTTGGTGAAATTTTCTAGTGATGTAGAAGGTATTGTACTTAACCTTGAAGAAGACAACGTTGGTGTTGCTTTACTTGGGGAAAGTAAATTAGTAAGAGAAGGAGATACAGTAAGAAGAACAAACAGAATCTCTTCTATTAAAGTAGGAGAAGGTATGCTTGGTAGAGTAGTTGATACTCTTGGTAATCCTATCGATGGTAAAGGTCCTATCACTGGGGAATTATACGAAATGCCATTGGAAAGAAAGGCTCCTGGAGTTATCTTCAGACAGCCGGTAACTGAACCTTTACAAACAGGTATCGTTGCGATCGACTCTATGATCCCTGTAGGAAGAGGACAAAGAGAGCTTATCATTGGTGACAGACAAACAGGTAAAACTACTGTTGCAATTGATACGATCATCAACCAAAGAGAATTTTTTGATGCAGGAAATCCTGTATATTGTATATATGTTGCTATCGGGCAAAAAGCTTCTACAGTAGCACAAATCGTTAAAACTCTTTCTGATAAAGGAGCTTTAGCATATACTGTGATCGTTGCTGCAAACGCATCAGATCCAGTTCCAATGCAGGTATATTCTGCAATGGCAGGTGCATCTATCGGTGAGTTCTTCAGAGACACTGGTAGACCGGCATTAATCATTTATGATGATTTATCTAAACAAGCGGTAGCTTACCGTGAGCTTTCTCTACTATTGAGAAGACCACCGGGACGTGAGGCTTACCCTGGAGACGTTTTCTATCTTCACTCAAGATTATTGGAAAGAGCTGCAAAAGTAATCGCTGACGATAAAATTGCTAGCCAAATGAACGATCTACCTGAGTCTTTAAGACCTCTTGTAAAAGGTGGTGGTTCACTTACTGCACTTCCAATTATCGAAACTCAGGCTGGTGACGTTTCTGCGTATATTCCAACTAACGTAATCTCTATTACTGACGGACAGATCTTCTTGGAGTCTGACTTGTTCAACTCAGGGGTTCGTCCAGCGATCAACGTTGGTATCTCTGTATCTAGAGTAGGTGGTAACGCTCAGATCAAATCAATGAAAAAAGTTTCTGGTACTCTTAAATTAGACCAGGCTCAATATAAAGAACTAGAAGCGTTCGCGAAATTCGGTTCAGACCTTGATGCTTCTACTTTAGCGGTTATCTCTAAAGGAGAAAGAAACGTAGAGCTTCTTAAGCAGCCAGTAAATTCTCCACTTCCTGTAGATAGCCAAGTTGCTATGATCTATGCAGGTACAGAGAACTTAATGAGAAACGTTCCTATCAAAAAGGTAAAAGAATTCCAAATCGAATACATCGCATTCTTAAGATCTAAGCACCCTGAAACTATGGCTGCTCTTAAAGCTGGGAAAATCGATGATTCAATCACAGGTGTTCTTAAGCAGGCTGCTAATGATTTAGCTGCAAAATATAACTAA
- a CDS encoding FtsB family cell division protein — MEENKLIKEIKPKSETFIFIKNYVLNKYVLTICLFLVWMVFFDKTSFLVINELNGEINKYEEQLAYYKTEYEKNDTFYKKLMNNKSEKEKYARENYFMKKPNEEIFILVVDSTNVAKK; from the coding sequence ATGGAAGAAAATAAACTTATTAAAGAAATTAAACCAAAGTCGGAGACATTCATATTTATTAAAAATTATGTTTTAAATAAATATGTATTAACAATCTGTCTATTTTTGGTTTGGATGGTTTTCTTTGATAAAACTTCGTTCTTGGTTATTAATGAACTCAATGGTGAGATCAATAAATACGAAGAGCAGTTAGCATATTATAAAACGGAATACGAAAAAAATGATACGTTTTATAAGAAACTAATGAACAATAAATCGGAAAAAGAAAAATACGCAAGAGAAAATTATTTTATGAAAAAGCCGAATGAAGAAATCTTTATTTTGGTTGTCGACAGCACAAATGTTGCTAAAAAATAA
- a CDS encoding F0F1 ATP synthase subunit B, translating to MGIIEPGIGLLFWMTLTFVILLFLLAKFAWKPIVNAVNDRETSIVDALNQAKLAKKEMEELKADNERIIREAKIERDAILKEAREIKDRIVGEAKDAAKAEGDKLITAARQTINDEKNSAMAEIKSQIGTLSVNIAESILKQKLENNEAQNELVQSYLNKSNLN from the coding sequence ATGGGAATTATTGAACCTGGAATCGGACTTTTGTTTTGGATGACTCTTACTTTTGTTATCCTGTTATTTCTTCTAGCAAAATTTGCTTGGAAACCAATTGTTAATGCCGTTAATGATAGAGAAACTTCAATCGTTGATGCATTAAATCAAGCTAAATTGGCTAAAAAGGAAATGGAAGAGCTAAAGGCTGACAACGAAAGAATTATTCGTGAAGCTAAAATCGAAAGAGATGCTATCCTTAAAGAAGCTAGAGAGATTAAAGACAGAATCGTAGGTGAAGCTAAAGATGCTGCTAAAGCTGAAGGAGATAAATTAATCACAGCTGCTAGGCAGACTATTAACGATGAGAAAAATTCTGCAATGGCAGAAATTAAATCTCAAATTGGTACTTTATCTGTAAACATTGCTGAATCTATTTTGAAGCAAAAACTAGAGAACAACGAAGCTCAAAACGAGTTAGTTCAAAGTTATTTAAATAAATCAAATCTTAACTAA
- a CDS encoding ATP-dependent Clp protease adaptor ClpS, which translates to MIFYNSIKDYEDPKRQYEEEVLVLEETDDVYKLILHNDDIHTFDYVIDSLIEVCKHTLEQAEQCTMLVHYKGKCTVKTGSMDIVKPMHEKLISRELTSEIV; encoded by the coding sequence ATGATTTTTTATAACAGTATAAAAGATTACGAAGATCCAAAACGTCAATATGAAGAAGAAGTTCTGGTATTGGAAGAAACGGATGATGTTTATAAATTAATCTTACATAATGATGATATTCATACCTTTGATTATGTAATTGATTCTCTCATAGAGGTTTGTAAACATACGTTAGAACAGGCCGAGCAATGTACAATGTTGGTACATTATAAAGGCAAATGCACGGTGAAAACAGGATCTATGGATATTGTAAAGCCTATGCATGAAAAACTTATTTCAAGGGAATTAACTAGCGAAATCGTATAA
- the udk gene encoding uridine kinase has translation MLVIGIAGGTGSGKTTVVDKILQQLDIEGMNILSQDNYYHDNHNLTLTEREALNYDHPKSIDFELMLKHVKALKNHEPIEQPIYSFVTHSRTGDHVTVEPKNVLVVEGILVLTNKELLKEFDLKVFVHADSDERLIRRIRRDTQERGRDLSEVLHRYQTTLKPMHQEFIEPSKNEADLIIPNMKQNSVAIDFLTTVIKNSLRKH, from the coding sequence ATGCTTGTAATAGGAATTGCGGGAGGTACAGGATCCGGCAAAACTACAGTTGTTGATAAGATACTTCAACAACTTGATATCGAAGGAATGAATATCCTTTCTCAGGATAATTATTATCATGATAACCATAATTTAACGCTTACAGAGAGAGAAGCCTTAAATTATGACCATCCAAAGTCGATAGATTTTGAATTGATGCTGAAACACGTAAAAGCTTTAAAGAATCACGAGCCTATAGAACAGCCGATTTACAGCTTTGTGACGCATTCCAGAACCGGAGATCACGTAACTGTAGAACCTAAAAATGTATTGGTCGTAGAAGGAATTTTGGTACTTACAAATAAAGAATTATTAAAGGAATTTGACCTGAAAGTATTTGTTCATGCAGATTCTGATGAAAGATTAATCAGGAGGATCAGGAGAGATACACAAGAGAGGGGAAGAGATTTGAGTGAGGTTTTACACCGTTATCAAACGACTTTAAAGCCAATGCATCAGGAATTTATTGAGCCTTCAAAAAATGAAGCCGATCTTATTATCCCGAACATGAAGCAAAATTCTGTAGCGATTGATTTTCTGACCACCGTCATCAAAAACTCGTTAAGAAAACACTAA
- a CDS encoding hemolysin family protein produces MDSDIVRLLLAVFLVLLNGFFVAAEFSIVKVRYSQIQIKAAEGNSMAKQAEHIIKHLDEYLSATQLGITLASLALGWVGESALHHVVDNIFHSLNVEMAQTTITTISVVTSFVLITVMHIVFGELIPKSIAIRKSEATTMATAVPLRVFYTIFKPFIWLMNLMSNTFLRLVKIHPASEQEIHSTEELQLLVKQSADSGEIEEENYEIIKNAFDFTDHSAKQIMVPRQNITSIDFEEDINEIINKIMDSGYSRIPVYVDSIDNVIGILYTKEIIREFVKRKGELSHDDLKELMRDAFFVVGSKKISDLLKIFQQKKQHLAIVIDEFGGTEGIITLEDILEELVGEIQDEEDDEEKLVDKIGDNTYWVQATQPLDEINEHLPKKLPLSEESEYNSLAGFILHELENIPEENQEFDLANYHFKILKMNNKSVELVELVYNEPNSLSDLADKLGEV; encoded by the coding sequence ATGGACTCGGACATAGTCAGGCTTTTACTAGCCGTATTTCTTGTATTATTAAATGGCTTTTTCGTAGCCGCAGAATTTTCAATTGTTAAAGTTCGTTACTCACAAATCCAAATAAAGGCAGCCGAAGGTAACTCCATGGCAAAGCAGGCAGAGCATATCATCAAACATCTTGATGAGTATCTATCTGCAACACAGCTTGGTATCACATTGGCGTCACTTGCTTTAGGTTGGGTTGGAGAAAGTGCTCTCCACCATGTTGTTGACAATATTTTCCATTCATTGAATGTGGAAATGGCGCAGACAACAATTACCACAATTTCAGTGGTTACCAGTTTTGTTTTAATTACGGTGATGCATATTGTATTTGGAGAATTAATTCCTAAATCAATTGCGATCAGAAAATCGGAAGCAACAACAATGGCAACAGCAGTTCCGTTGAGAGTTTTTTATACGATCTTCAAACCATTTATTTGGTTGATGAATTTGATGTCGAACACTTTCTTAAGATTGGTGAAAATTCACCCGGCATCTGAACAGGAAATCCACTCAACAGAAGAGCTTCAGCTTTTGGTAAAACAAAGTGCTGACAGCGGCGAGATTGAAGAAGAGAACTATGAGATCATTAAAAATGCGTTTGATTTTACAGATCACTCCGCAAAACAGATCATGGTTCCTCGTCAGAATATTACTTCAATTGATTTTGAGGAAGATATTAACGAAATTATCAACAAGATTATGGATAGTGGATATTCCAGAATTCCGGTGTATGTTGATTCTATCGATAATGTGATTGGTATTTTATATACAAAAGAAATCATCAGAGAGTTTGTAAAGAGAAAAGGTGAACTTAGTCATGATGATCTTAAAGAATTAATGCGTGATGCATTCTTTGTGGTTGGAAGTAAGAAAATTTCAGATCTTTTAAAGATTTTCCAACAAAAGAAACAGCATTTAGCTATTGTAATCGACGAATTTGGTGGTACAGAAGGTATTATCACATTAGAAGATATTTTGGAAGAATTGGTCGGTGAAATTCAGGATGAAGAAGATGATGAAGAAAAATTGGTAGATAAAATAGGAGATAATACCTATTGGGTACAGGCTACACAGCCTTTAGACGAGATCAATGAACATTTACCGAAGAAATTACCTCTTTCTGAAGAAAGTGAATATAATTCTTTAGCTGGTTTTATCCTTCACGAATTGGAAAATATTCCGGAAGAAAATCAGGAATTTGACCTCGCAAATTATCATTTCAAAATTTTGAAAATGAATAATAAGAGCGTTGAGCTTGTAGAATTGGTTTATAATGAGCCAAATAGCCTGAGTGATCTGGCTGATAAATTAGGGGAAGTTTAA